CCAGTTGAAGATTAAAAACAATGTCTTTCTAAATGAACTGGGGGTGATAATGGGGCAGAGTCACTGTGACAACACTCTACAGAGTCACCACTCGCATGAGGAGAGAAGCAGGAGCGTTGgacttcttaaattttttttttttgactgcaGTATCTTTGGGATTGGCCCACACTTTGATGCATAATGATGTGTTAATGAATTAAAAATTTCTTTTTCTGGGGCCTTACTAGCCAAAAGTACGATCTGATTAAGACAGATTTAAAAAATAGATCGGCGAAATAAGCAGTCGGTGGCAGCTTGACAATATGCAAACGACACTGGAGTGTGCTGAACTGAATGATGTTGAAATAActgagcaagttctcccaccaGTGACTCTAACTCAAATGATGATGTGCCATGTGCTCTGGAGCCTTCACATGCGAATCCGATTTGAGCCTTTGCAGTTCTTGCATCAGCGTGCAGAGACAGCAgaaaactggcagaaatacaggcaTACTTGGTTGCACATAAGTGGAAGTGCATGCAGCAATGAATCGACCACTTCTTCcttgcacaggggccttaaaacataaataaaataatatattttttttatacatTTGTTGGTTTCTTTTTGACATTTGATAGTTTGGATTTATTAACGTTCCCAGCTGAGTCCGAATCATCGGCCGACTGTAGTGTAATCATGCCTGATACCAATTTCGGGATGACATGAATTCCTCAAGTCCCGGCCCAAGTCCATTAACTTACAATGTGCTGCATTTCGGATGTTGCGAACAGCTTTTGTGCTGCACTGGATGGTACAAATAACCGAGCCACCACGTGATACCCGGCGCAGTAGGCAAGCAGGCCCCGACTGACTCAAAGCTGGCTTGGCATAGTGCAAGGAATTGATGTGCCAGTGGCACCAGGCACTGGCTGTTGTCAGTTTGGCAGAGTTGCTGCGACGATGCACCAGCCACACTCCTGCTGCCGGGGCGACTAGGCCCCTGCGCTTCCCCCTCTCTCCCACAACATATTAAGCCTGTGCAAATACCGAAACGTAAATTTCGAATcggatcaagaaaaaaaaaataaaaaaaaacaaagaaagaaaagctgaatATCCAATCAAATATGTAATATCAGAAAATCTTTAACAAAATTTATTGCTTAAAATTTTTTGCAAAGAAATACGGTGGTGCACATGCTCAAGAGACTCCTGGCATTGCATGAGAAGAATGTAGCAATTTTCCAAAGTGCGCCGTAGCTTTGGAAGATGCCGGCAATAGTTTGCTACCCGTGCCAAGAGCCGACGAAGGCTCCCCCCGTGACTGCGGAATAGGCTCCGCAGATGCAAGTGGTCCTGGCAGCAGCCGGCGTACATGCGGCATTTCAGCACGATTACTGCAGCCCAATGATTTGGTGAAAGTGAAGAAGGCTCAAGAAAAACTACAAGACTTTGCTTCGACACTGGCTACCAAGTGAAAATCAGATTTTCTCGCTCACGCCGATGCAGCCACAGCTGGCTCGGATGCAATGGAGGTGCGCTTCGTTATCATAAGCCTTGATTCTATGAATGCTCTGCTGTCTTGCGTAGAGCCAAAGTTGCATGGTAGCAGTGTGGCAGCGGGCAAAGGTGAACATGAGTGCGGTCTCACCACAGAGATAGCCACCTTGTGCGCTATCTGTGGTGATGTTGCGTCGGTGCGGAGTTTGCCACGCGTGAGCCACAGCTAAATGTGCAACCCGTTCCTCGTGAACACTCTCTCACCGGTAATCGACAAATGACacgattttttattgtttttgcgATAACAAACGCTTCAGACTGCAGCATAGATACTGGGACATGCACCAGGGGCATACTAGCCTTTACAACTGGTAACACGCGAATACTTCATTATATCCCAAAATAACACAAACTTTTCACTCAGCCTGCTTCGTTGTGATGACACCATCTCAAGATCTAGGACAGCTACAGCTGTAACGTTTTTTCCCATATGAAGATAAATGCATAAAGCTTGAAGGGCTGCAAGcagatatccccccccccccctagctttCTTCGTTTGCTGCTGCTCTTGTTCCCTAGTAGCCATATCGTAAACGCTCAACTGTAATGAGCTGCTAAATTGCCAATTGTTGTTGGATTTGAAAACTACAtgcagcacttcacttctaaaaTATTCTGCTGTCCCCTCATGAAGTATTATTGGTTACTTCTAAATATTTTTTACCTAATTTCTCCACAAACAGCAGTAATAGACTTTTATTTATCTCCATAATTATTCTAACACAAAGAAATAGTTGAATTTTTAAAATCAGCTCAGAAATTTAACAAGACTGTCATTTAACTCTTTCGGGACCGCCCAAAAGAAGGCAATTCTGATACATgctagaaaatatttttttattcaatgAAATTTTTGCACTATCTTGTTGACACATAGATCAAAATGAAGCTAAGTGATTGGActtttattgtaaaaaaattgaaatgactAAATGGTAtacataacagaaaaaaaaatctcaaaatgcaaattttttcttcaagtaaacaaaaaaaagttgGAAATTGTTGCATATGAAAGTAAAAGAGCAGCATTAAAAAAATTCCAGGATATACAAAACGTGCTAAAATACCTCTATGACAACTTTGAGGCAAAAAAACTTTACAGGCTTATGtacatttttttgtgtttgtgatTTCTCACACCACTGTTCACCCTTCACTTCTGTGCACCCTCTCTGTGCCACTCGAGGAAGCAGTTCCGCGAAGCATTGAAGCACAAATGTGCGTTGCAGTCACTGCAGAAAACAGTAGTTTTGACCTCATTCTTGGTTTGTTGATAGCAAAGTTTACAATTCTTGCGTCTCTCCACTTTTTGGGGCTTGTGAAGTGGAGCCTTTGCAGGTGGTGGTGGAGGAGCGCGAGTTTGCTTGGCTCCTTCAAGATGAAGAAGCTGTTGCACCAGTTCCTCCCTGAACGCTAAATGATCAAAGGAAGCATTTCTGGCCAGCTCAGGGACGTCTGGATGTAATTTCCTATATTCTTGGAATAATATGAAACTATTCACGCATGCTATGTCGATGCAGTGGAAGAAGAGAGTCTTCCACCAGCGGACACTGCGCATAAGTACATTGTAATAGCCAATCATCTGATCAGATTTGTCCACTCCAATCATTCCAGAATTGTATTCGTGAATTAGCAGAGGCTTTGGGACAGAAATTTGCGTCCAGGTACTTCCacttctttgtcttctttttgcaGTGACTGTCTCGTTGGCTGTATGCATTGTGCTCATCATGTTTACTACGCGTCGATCTTTCCATTGAAGATACAGAATTTCTTCGTCGCGCAACCATCTAATTTCACCTCGTTGAGCTTTCTTTTCCCAGCGCGTGTCTTTCAATTCAACAGGGAATCCGCGGCGGTCTTTTCGCGTAGTcccgcaagccaatgtttttcgaTCGAGGAGGTGACTGAACAGGTGTGTCGAGGTGTAAAAATTATCCATAAAAATTTTGTAGCCCTGATCAAAGTGTTCTGCACAGAGCTGGCAAACTACATCAAAAGCCAACCCGTGGGGCCCTGGCTGCTCGCGCTTGCCTGTGTAAACAGCAAACTGCACTGTATACCCGGTGAGCGGGTCTGCGAGAACCCAAAGCTTATAGCCCCACTTGGTCACTTTGTCCTTGATGTACTGCCGTATCCCTGATCTTGCTTTCGACTTCACCATACGCTCATCCACAGAG
This Dermacentor albipictus isolate Rhodes 1998 colony chromosome 1, USDA_Dalb.pri_finalv2, whole genome shotgun sequence DNA region includes the following protein-coding sequences:
- the LOC139055011 gene encoding piggyBac transposable element-derived protein 4-like: MPAVVWLLLHRGVRRTDCADPECTYLRGITICSHYFSVFVRVSTTYGNDALPVRQKRIHFSPKREPGVHLTEDVGVALRSTTKRFLTALDFFFLFFSADVIETVCENTNKYAYTKILEKPTHARPDGSWEEVTTSEMRKFIGLIIYMGILKAPRIKLYWNVGSIYSGLLPPRIMPRRRFIALLAMLHVADLDDVTQMSKGKLRFVWWLLQHMNKVSAKLFQPHRDLSVDERMVKSKARSGIRQYIKDKVTKWGYKLWVLADPLTGYTVQFAVYTGKREQPGPHGLAFDVVCQLCAEHFDQGYKIFMDNFYTSTHLFSHLLDRKTLACGTTRKDRRGFPVELKDTRWEKKAQRGEIRWLRDEEILYLQWKDRRVVNMMSTMHTANETVTAKRRQRSGSTWTQISVPKPLLIHEYNSGMIGVDKSDQMIGYYNVLMRSVRWWKTLFFHCIDIACVNSFILFQEYRKLHPDVPELARNASFDHLAFREELVQQLLHLEGAKQTRAPPPPPAKAPLHKPQKVERRKNCKLCYQQTKNEVKTTVFCSDCNAHLCFNASRNCFLEWHREGAQK